In the Natrinema amylolyticum genome, one interval contains:
- a CDS encoding DUF7260 family protein — protein MTGTAVHRALECIDEEREAVTKRGEAFETFAQRVRDVPVERPAAGRTRQATAATPTAMATTVQSQRSAPSTTADRCVTVREAFAEIVRPHSIADREGDEPLTETMAAELSEDIAVALASETGWTPALKRAVLEEIETRQREVEVVKETLRNERETVEDAIDELDEILAWLQRTADESLLQCDFETLREKHDRLATYRDRLETLTADRQAQFTRSTNRYGPGGTRYRTLVESVYSDCSVRYPLLSSATRLYGICGDCQRTVRAHLSRRV, from the coding sequence ATGACCGGGACGGCCGTCCATCGGGCGCTCGAGTGTATCGACGAGGAACGAGAGGCCGTCACGAAGCGAGGGGAGGCGTTCGAGACGTTCGCGCAGCGCGTTCGCGACGTCCCAGTAGAGCGTCCCGCGGCGGGACGGACCCGACAAGCGACCGCAGCGACGCCGACGGCGATGGCGACGACGGTTCAGTCCCAGCGATCGGCCCCATCGACGACGGCGGATCGGTGTGTCACCGTTCGAGAAGCGTTCGCCGAAATCGTCCGTCCCCACAGCATCGCCGACCGCGAGGGGGACGAACCGCTCACCGAGACGATGGCGGCGGAGCTGAGCGAGGACATCGCGGTCGCGCTCGCGTCGGAAACCGGCTGGACGCCAGCGCTCAAGCGGGCCGTTCTCGAGGAGATCGAGACCAGACAGCGGGAAGTCGAGGTGGTCAAGGAAACCCTTCGGAACGAACGAGAAACCGTCGAGGACGCGATCGACGAGCTCGACGAGATCCTCGCGTGGCTCCAGCGGACGGCCGACGAGTCACTCCTGCAGTGTGACTTCGAGACGCTGCGGGAGAAACACGACCGACTCGCGACCTATCGGGATCGCCTCGAGACGCTCACGGCGGACCGACAGGCGCAGTTCACCCGCTCGACGAACCGCTACGGACCGGGCGGGACCCGGTATCGAACGCTGGTCGAGTCCGTTTACTCGGACTGTTCGGTCCGATATCCGCTCCTCTCGAGCGCAACGCGACTGTACGGGATCTGCGGTGACTGTCAGCGAACGGTTCGAGCGCACCTGTCGCGGCGCGTGTAG
- a CDS encoding DUF7551 domain-containing protein codes for MVGTTLREIRQHIERLASDDGEYYVVCARSGERPVPVAGQRFATRADAADAAQATEQYRAALRRYDPQLPFYDPVACQERPVDAGRTESDEDQCGAARTIADDEDRPAADPDRNPWDDSPLISFCHDVSGAVFESLSARDHAAAERAIMETYLAAAEATTDRNTLCLVLLETMASELEAHLEAAERMQVLRAAAANLSPVEPADDPVEASLAFLDSLSLVREYGVTRDGIDETDGTGSDVWTVSLRGYAIECGESRFPTLPIGIDILRRSATSSDPLGVTDVTALGDGDWQFVLRSDAAASGLVCTRGESR; via the coding sequence ATGGTCGGAACGACACTCCGAGAGATTCGCCAACACATCGAACGACTGGCCAGCGACGACGGGGAGTACTACGTCGTCTGTGCGCGCTCCGGCGAACGGCCCGTTCCGGTCGCCGGACAGCGATTCGCGACCCGAGCGGACGCGGCGGACGCCGCACAGGCGACCGAACAGTATCGCGCCGCGCTCAGGCGATACGATCCGCAATTGCCGTTTTACGATCCGGTCGCCTGCCAGGAGCGACCGGTGGACGCGGGCAGGACGGAGTCGGACGAGGATCAGTGTGGTGCCGCGCGAACGATCGCGGACGACGAGGATCGGCCGGCGGCCGACCCCGATCGGAACCCCTGGGACGACAGCCCGCTGATCAGTTTCTGTCACGACGTTTCAGGGGCTGTCTTCGAGTCGCTCTCGGCTCGCGACCACGCGGCCGCCGAGCGGGCGATCATGGAGACGTATCTGGCCGCAGCCGAAGCGACGACCGACCGGAACACGCTCTGTCTGGTGTTGCTCGAGACCATGGCGTCGGAACTCGAAGCCCACCTCGAGGCGGCCGAACGGATGCAGGTACTGCGGGCCGCGGCGGCGAACCTCTCGCCGGTCGAACCGGCGGACGATCCGGTCGAAGCGAGCCTCGCCTTCCTGGACTCGCTGTCGTTAGTCCGGGAGTACGGCGTGACGCGCGATGGAATCGACGAGACTGACGGGACCGGCAGCGACGTCTGGACCGTCTCCCTGCGGGGGTACGCCATCGAGTGTGGCGAGTCCCGATTTCCCACGCTGCCGATCGGAATCGACATTCTGCGCCGGTCGGCAACGTCGAGCGATCCGCTCGGCGTCACCGACGTCACCGCGCTCGGCGACGGCGACTGGCAGTTCGTCCTGCGAAGCGACGCCGCGGCGAGCGGACTCGTCTGTACGCGGGGTGAGAGCCGATGA
- a CDS encoding CehA/McbA family metallohydrolase, whose translation MTTQIPFAIDFHVHSDDSYDGHEPIELILEHAADIGLDGVVITDHDEIEESRRAADLAPDYGLIGIPGVEVSTQHGHLLAIGVETRPDPGQPFMDTVETVRERGGVAIVPHPFQRSRHGVRKGTIDDADAIETYNSMVFTGYRNRRARTFAERRDYPQIGASDAHYLPNVGKAYTEVVVTPDAANPTKADIDGEHLVEAILEGRTQIRGKRTPIRKSAVQYGKGAVRKATYMFTSRAPLLPTMPASMDRST comes from the coding sequence ATGACCACTCAGATTCCGTTCGCAATCGACTTTCACGTCCACTCCGACGACTCCTACGACGGGCACGAACCGATCGAACTCATCCTCGAGCACGCCGCCGATATCGGACTCGACGGCGTGGTCATCACCGATCACGACGAGATCGAGGAATCGCGGCGCGCCGCCGATCTCGCGCCCGACTACGGGCTGATCGGCATTCCCGGCGTCGAGGTCTCGACGCAACACGGCCATCTGCTGGCGATCGGCGTCGAGACGCGGCCCGATCCCGGTCAGCCGTTCATGGACACCGTCGAGACCGTCCGCGAACGCGGCGGCGTGGCGATCGTTCCCCATCCGTTCCAGCGCAGCCGTCACGGCGTCCGGAAAGGCACCATCGACGACGCCGACGCGATCGAGACCTACAACTCGATGGTCTTTACGGGCTACCGCAATCGCCGCGCCCGGACGTTCGCCGAGCGTCGCGACTATCCACAGATCGGTGCCAGCGACGCCCACTACCTGCCGAACGTCGGCAAGGCCTACACTGAGGTCGTCGTGACGCCCGACGCGGCGAACCCGACGAAGGCCGATATCGACGGGGAGCACCTCGTCGAGGCCATCCTCGAGGGCCGGACTCAGATCCGGGGTAAGCGCACGCCGATCCGCAAGAGTGCCGTCCAGTACGGGAAGGGCGCAGTGCGGAAGGCGACGTACATGTTCACTTCGCGCGCGCCGCTCCTCCCGACGATGCCGGCCTCGATGGACAGATCGACCTGA
- a CDS encoding DHHA1 domain-containing protein, which translates to MAGPVPELEDRAIACAQRLCEADRVLLASHIDADGLTSAAIAATALERAGIPFETVFEKQLDEDAIADIAATDYETVLFTDFGSGQLDRIGDREDAGDFTPIIADHHQPADRDTEYHLNPLLFGINGASELSGAGASYVLARALADVSDSDPDPSEPRSDGGEPSQTRQTSSELCSDGGTVTASGAANARADNCDLAALAVVGAVGDMQASGGELHGANEGIVEEGVAAGVLETGKDLALYGKQTRPLPKLLEYATDVHIPGISNDENGALRFLDGLDLELKRDGEWRRWAGLTNEEKQTVASALVRRAVSSGVPAKKIDGLVSTAYVLSDEPVGTELRDVSEFSTLLNATARYERSDVGLGVCLGDRDGALERARQLLREHRRNLSEGIDLVTSEGATQEDHVQWFHASDEIRETIVGIVAGMAMGNQGISRSKPIIAFAEKNEDEVKVSSRGTHSLVRNGLDLSVVMGEASRAVGGDGGGHDVAAGATVPKGEEESFIKRADEIVGEQLS; encoded by the coding sequence ATGGCAGGGCCGGTTCCCGAACTCGAGGATCGCGCGATAGCGTGTGCACAGCGGCTGTGCGAGGCCGATCGCGTACTGCTCGCGTCGCACATCGACGCCGACGGACTCACCAGCGCCGCGATCGCGGCGACTGCGCTCGAGCGGGCGGGAATTCCGTTCGAGACGGTCTTCGAGAAGCAACTCGACGAGGACGCGATAGCGGACATCGCGGCGACCGACTACGAGACCGTCCTCTTTACCGACTTCGGGAGCGGCCAACTCGATCGCATCGGCGACCGCGAGGACGCGGGCGATTTCACGCCGATCATCGCGGACCACCACCAGCCCGCGGACCGAGACACCGAGTACCACCTCAATCCCCTGCTGTTCGGGATCAACGGGGCCTCCGAACTCTCCGGTGCGGGCGCGAGTTACGTCCTCGCTCGGGCGCTGGCGGACGTCTCCGACAGCGACCCGGATCCGTCGGAACCGCGCTCCGACGGTGGTGAGCCGAGTCAAACGAGGCAAACCTCGTCAGAGCTCTGCTCTGATGGTGGCACCGTTACCGCATCGGGAGCCGCGAACGCTCGCGCCGACAACTGCGACCTCGCGGCTCTCGCCGTCGTCGGCGCGGTCGGCGACATGCAGGCCTCCGGCGGCGAACTCCACGGCGCGAACGAGGGCATCGTCGAAGAGGGCGTCGCGGCCGGCGTCCTCGAGACGGGCAAGGACCTCGCGCTGTACGGCAAACAGACCCGACCGCTCCCAAAGCTGCTCGAGTACGCCACGGACGTCCACATCCCCGGCATCTCGAACGACGAGAACGGCGCGCTCCGATTCCTCGACGGGCTCGACCTCGAGTTGAAACGCGACGGCGAGTGGCGGCGCTGGGCCGGCTTGACGAACGAGGAGAAACAGACGGTCGCCAGCGCGCTCGTCCGGCGGGCCGTCTCGAGCGGCGTCCCCGCGAAAAAGATCGACGGGCTCGTGAGCACGGCCTACGTCCTGAGCGATGAGCCCGTCGGAACCGAACTCAGGGACGTGAGCGAGTTCTCGACGCTCCTCAACGCCACTGCGCGCTACGAGCGGTCGGACGTCGGGCTGGGCGTCTGCCTCGGTGACCGGGACGGCGCGCTCGAGCGCGCACGACAGCTCCTACGGGAACACCGTCGAAACCTCTCGGAGGGCATCGATCTCGTCACGAGCGAGGGAGCGACCCAGGAGGACCACGTGCAGTGGTTCCACGCGAGCGACGAGATCCGCGAGACCATCGTCGGCATCGTCGCGGGAATGGCGATGGGGAACCAGGGAATCAGCCGCTCGAAGCCGATCATCGCCTTCGCTGAAAAGAACGAGGACGAAGTCAAGGTCTCTTCGCGGGGCACCCACTCGCTCGTCCGGAACGGACTGGATCTCTCGGTCGTAATGGGCGAGGCCTCCCGCGCTGTCGGCGGCGACGGCGGCGGTCACGACGTCGCGGCGGGGGCGACGGTTCCGAAGGGAGAAGAAGAGTCGTTTATCAAACGCGCAGACGAGATTGTCGGCGAACAGCTGTCCTAG
- a CDS encoding CapA family protein has product MSGSRRRFLAAAGTAVLGGCTAPAAEPTAFEDHVRHETTIGFAGDAMLGRNVDGRYGRAGADPAAVWGDLGTRLQSLDGVCCNLECCLSTRGERFPDRAYYFRADPEWAVPALEAGNIRFASLANNHMLDYGPAALRDTVDALADGGIGYAGAGESPAAAREPATVSVGDVDVAVVSFADHYAEYGATDDRPGTAYVEFDSESPESRRIVGGAIDRAKASEPDLLVASVHWGPNWVEYPDEEYVAFAHWLVDQGIDLVHGHSAHVVQGVERYGDGLILHDTGDIVDDYITKEELRNDRSFLFEVGLEGESLEELRLVPVAIDDRAVSRADEDAAAWLRETMRDRSSPFETPYERDGDDLVLSL; this is encoded by the coding sequence ATGAGCGGGAGTCGGCGACGGTTTCTGGCAGCGGCGGGGACGGCAGTGCTCGGCGGCTGTACCGCGCCCGCGGCCGAGCCGACCGCGTTCGAGGACCACGTGCGCCACGAGACGACGATCGGCTTCGCCGGCGACGCCATGCTCGGCCGAAACGTCGACGGCCGCTACGGGCGCGCCGGCGCCGACCCCGCCGCCGTCTGGGGCGACCTCGGGACCCGACTGCAGTCGCTGGACGGCGTCTGCTGTAACCTCGAGTGTTGCCTGTCGACGCGGGGCGAGCGGTTCCCCGACCGGGCGTACTACTTCCGAGCCGATCCCGAGTGGGCCGTCCCCGCTCTCGAGGCCGGAAACATTCGGTTCGCGTCGCTGGCAAACAATCACATGCTGGATTACGGGCCGGCGGCGCTTCGCGATACCGTCGACGCCCTCGCGGACGGGGGCATCGGATATGCGGGTGCCGGCGAGAGCCCGGCGGCGGCCCGCGAACCCGCAACGGTCTCCGTCGGCGACGTCGACGTCGCGGTCGTCTCCTTTGCGGACCACTACGCGGAGTACGGCGCGACCGACGACCGACCCGGGACGGCCTACGTCGAGTTCGATTCGGAGTCGCCCGAGAGCCGCCGGATCGTCGGCGGGGCGATCGATCGCGCGAAAGCGAGCGAGCCCGATCTGCTCGTCGCCTCGGTCCACTGGGGACCGAACTGGGTCGAGTACCCCGACGAGGAGTACGTCGCGTTCGCTCACTGGCTCGTCGATCAGGGGATCGACCTCGTCCACGGCCACAGCGCCCACGTCGTCCAGGGCGTCGAACGCTACGGTGACGGTCTCATTCTCCACGACACCGGCGATATCGTCGACGACTACATCACCAAGGAAGAGCTGCGCAACGACCGGAGCTTCCTCTTCGAAGTCGGACTCGAGGGAGAGAGCCTCGAGGAGCTCCGGCTCGTTCCCGTCGCGATCGACGATCGAGCCGTCTCTCGGGCCGACGAGGACGCGGCGGCCTGGCTCCGGGAGACGATGCGCGACCGCTCGAGCCCGTTCGAGACGCCCTACGAGCGGGACGGCGACGATCTCGTTCTCTCGCTGTGA
- a CDS encoding NAD(P)H-binding protein: MDVLIAGGSGFIGQSLCRVLLDRGHAVTVASRTPDAAGVPAAVDTVAVDVTVPGLDDVVDGRDAVVNLVALPSHVQPRGRSHEAVHFDGTRHLVAASERAGVDRFVQLSGLGVDSGVETAYFRAKRRAERVVRESELAWVIYRPSVVFGDGCAFLPFVERLSLPLVTPLPGGDRTRLQPIWVEDLAPLLADGVEDDRHVGRCYEIGGPERLTLAETVRRIRGGGVVVPIPMGLAAVAAMIVDPLPWIPFGRDQYRVLGLDNTIADNDVTAFGVSPDSLRTLSAYLADDRG; the protein is encoded by the coding sequence ATGGACGTCTTGATCGCGGGCGGCTCGGGATTCATCGGGCAGTCCCTGTGTCGCGTCCTGCTCGACCGCGGGCACGCGGTGACGGTCGCCTCGCGGACGCCCGACGCGGCCGGAGTACCGGCGGCCGTCGACACGGTCGCCGTCGACGTGACCGTCCCGGGGCTCGACGACGTCGTCGACGGCCGCGATGCCGTCGTCAATCTCGTCGCGCTCCCGTCGCACGTTCAGCCGCGAGGACGAAGCCACGAGGCGGTCCACTTCGACGGGACCCGTCACCTCGTGGCGGCGAGCGAGCGGGCCGGGGTCGACCGGTTCGTCCAACTGAGCGGGCTGGGCGTCGACTCGGGCGTCGAAACGGCCTACTTCCGGGCGAAGCGGCGGGCCGAACGCGTCGTCCGCGAGTCCGAGCTGGCGTGGGTGATCTACCGCCCATCGGTCGTCTTCGGCGACGGCTGTGCGTTTCTCCCGTTCGTCGAGCGACTGTCGCTGCCGCTGGTCACGCCGCTGCCGGGCGGCGACCGAACGCGGCTCCAGCCGATCTGGGTCGAGGATCTCGCGCCGCTGCTCGCGGACGGCGTCGAGGACGACCGTCACGTCGGCCGGTGCTACGAGATCGGCGGGCCCGAACGACTCACCCTCGCCGAAACGGTCCGGCGGATTCGCGGCGGGGGCGTCGTCGTGCCGATTCCGATGGGGCTCGCCGCGGTCGCGGCGATGATCGTCGATCCCCTCCCCTGGATTCCGTTCGGTCGCGACCAGTATCGCGTGCTGGGACTGGACAATACGATCGCGGACAACGACGTCACGGCGTTCGGGGTGTCGCCGGACTCGCTCCGGACGCTGTCGGCGTACCTCGCCGACGACCGCGGATAG
- a CDS encoding DUF4166 domain-containing protein, translating to MTGPFEREVGDAWETLHPRVRDRYGLESAEDREAVGVGRMQTLDRSPLAAPTLRLGTLDDFLFPERGTDVPFTIITEPFVDDDGNEALVLRRRFKTSPPRTFVDTLRWNPDRGCLTDLFGRHGYVAADVHIDAEDGALALSIGAQWLRVGGRYLEFPSPLSVDGRLRDWYDDDDGRFRVSAAIINPLLGTVFEYEGTFENEFRPREADTDTAPPSALGGVDLPGENA from the coding sequence GTGACCGGCCCGTTCGAGCGCGAGGTCGGCGACGCGTGGGAGACGCTCCACCCTCGCGTCCGCGACCGGTACGGGCTCGAGTCGGCCGAGGACCGCGAAGCGGTCGGCGTCGGCCGAATGCAGACCCTCGATCGGAGCCCCCTCGCAGCGCCGACGCTCCGGCTCGGTACGCTCGACGACTTCCTCTTTCCGGAGCGTGGGACCGACGTTCCGTTCACGATTATCACGGAGCCGTTCGTCGACGACGACGGAAACGAGGCGCTCGTCCTCCGCCGGCGCTTCAAGACCTCGCCGCCGCGGACGTTCGTGGACACGCTGCGGTGGAACCCCGATCGAGGCTGTCTCACCGACCTCTTCGGCAGGCACGGATACGTCGCCGCCGACGTCCATATCGACGCCGAGGACGGCGCGCTGGCACTCTCGATCGGCGCGCAGTGGCTCCGGGTCGGCGGTCGGTACCTCGAGTTTCCCTCTCCGCTCTCGGTCGACGGACGGCTTCGCGACTGGTACGACGACGATGACGGCCGGTTTCGGGTCTCGGCCGCGATCATCAACCCCCTCCTCGGCACTGTCTTCGAGTACGAGGGTACGTTCGAGAACGAGTTCCGACCGCGCGAGGCTGACACCGATACCGCGCCGCCGTCGGCCCTCGGCGGCGTCGACCTGCCGGGTGAAAATGCGTGA
- a CDS encoding YndJ family transporter, whose product MTDPEMTAARASGPPTASHPCPRFAGRRVTDLSAATGGTLWLGLAAGTIGGAVPLAPVALYVALAALVVVPLGLGAVETPRDATTATVAYRAAAVGQAPAALALVAALAAPQGSPVAVALVLPWLGVTGAIALCGVGRLAARGGGPLPELAVDAGLLYVPIAAAFLCLHAAGISLRFAPIIVLLTGVHFHYAGFALPLVVGLTGRILTGTDGTFPATIAGRATAAATVVIVAGILLIAIGITFSPLVEVVAVVAFTVAVVGFAIRMLRDAVPAVPRLAGLLLAVAALSVCWTMALALAFASASLPGTPSLVTIPEMIRWHGSVNAFGFALPALVAFRLLED is encoded by the coding sequence GTGACTGATCCCGAGATGACCGCCGCTCGAGCGTCGGGTCCGCCGACGGCTTCACACCCCTGCCCCCGATTCGCCGGTCGACGCGTCACCGATCTGAGCGCGGCGACCGGCGGGACTCTCTGGCTGGGTCTCGCCGCCGGGACGATCGGCGGGGCAGTTCCGCTCGCCCCTGTAGCGCTGTACGTGGCACTCGCCGCGCTCGTCGTCGTGCCGCTCGGTCTCGGCGCGGTCGAGACGCCTCGAGACGCGACGACTGCGACGGTCGCTTATCGGGCCGCCGCCGTCGGACAGGCCCCGGCCGCGCTGGCGCTCGTCGCCGCGCTCGCCGCGCCGCAGGGATCGCCGGTCGCGGTCGCGCTCGTCCTCCCGTGGCTCGGCGTCACCGGTGCGATCGCGCTGTGTGGGGTCGGTCGGCTCGCGGCCCGCGGCGGCGGTCCGCTGCCGGAACTCGCCGTCGACGCCGGACTGCTGTACGTGCCGATCGCCGCCGCGTTTCTCTGCCTGCACGCGGCCGGGATCAGCCTCCGGTTCGCACCGATAATCGTCCTCCTGACGGGCGTCCACTTCCACTACGCCGGATTCGCATTGCCGCTCGTCGTCGGCCTGACCGGTCGAATCCTGACGGGTACAGATGGAACGTTCCCGGCGACGATCGCGGGACGCGCGACGGCCGCGGCGACGGTCGTCATCGTCGCCGGTATCCTCCTGATCGCGATCGGCATCACCTTCTCACCACTGGTCGAGGTCGTCGCTGTCGTCGCCTTCACGGTCGCCGTCGTCGGGTTCGCGATCCGAATGCTCCGCGACGCCGTTCCCGCGGTCCCGCGACTGGCGGGACTGCTGCTCGCCGTCGCCGCGCTGTCGGTCTGCTGGACGATGGCGCTGGCGCTCGCCTTCGCGTCCGCCTCGCTTCCCGGGACGCCATCGCTCGTGACGATCCCCGAGATGATCCGCTGGCACGGGAGCGTCAACGCCTTCGGATTCGCGCTTCCCGCTCTGGTCGCGTTCCGGTTGCTCGAGGATTGA
- a CDS encoding uroporphyrinogen-III synthase, with protein sequence MSDAPTVAVFRPDDDRLERAAELLADLGVEPVPDPMLAVEATDATPRTDADYVVFTSKTGAELVSAAGWEPNGETVCAIGPATADALRAEGYDVDLVPEEFTSSGLVAALESRVDGARVEVARSDHGSPVLLEGLEGAGAYVHETILYRLVRPADSGESAELAAEGELDAACFTSSLTVEHFLEAAAERGIREAALDGLEHATVGVIGEPTAETAAERGIEVDVVPEEATFDALARETVAAISAHES encoded by the coding sequence ATGAGCGACGCACCCACCGTCGCCGTCTTCCGCCCCGACGACGACCGCCTCGAGCGAGCCGCGGAACTACTCGCGGATCTCGGCGTCGAGCCGGTCCCGGACCCGATGCTCGCCGTCGAGGCGACCGACGCGACGCCGCGGACAGACGCCGACTACGTCGTCTTCACGAGCAAGACCGGCGCGGAACTCGTCTCCGCGGCGGGCTGGGAACCGAACGGCGAGACCGTCTGTGCCATCGGCCCCGCGACGGCCGACGCGCTCCGCGCGGAGGGGTACGACGTCGACCTCGTCCCCGAGGAGTTCACCTCGAGCGGGCTGGTCGCGGCCTTGGAAAGTCGGGTCGACGGCGCGCGCGTCGAGGTCGCCCGCAGCGATCACGGCAGCCCGGTGTTGCTCGAGGGGCTCGAGGGCGCGGGCGCGTACGTCCACGAGACGATCCTCTACCGACTGGTGCGGCCCGCCGACAGCGGCGAGTCGGCCGAGCTGGCCGCCGAGGGCGAACTCGACGCCGCCTGCTTCACCTCGTCGCTGACGGTCGAGCACTTCCTCGAGGCCGCCGCCGAGCGCGGGATTCGGGAGGCAGCGCTCGACGGACTCGAGCACGCCACTGTCGGCGTCATCGGCGAGCCGACGGCTGAAACCGCGGCGGAGCGAGGGATCGAGGTCGACGTGGTTCCCGAGGAAGCGACGTTCGATGCGCTCGCTCGAGAGACGGTGGCGGCGATCTCGGCGCACGAGTCGTAA
- the cobA gene encoding uroporphyrinogen-III C-methyltransferase, producing the protein MSDNAIDVDPGTVYLVGSGPGDPELLTVKAKRLLEAADVVLHDKLPGPEIIEMLPEDRREDVGKRAGGERTPQSEINERLVELAREGKSVVRLKGGDSFVFGRGGEEAEYLAAREVPFEVVPAVTSAIAAPAVAGIPVTHRDHASSVSFVTGHEDPTKEESAVDWDALAATGGTIVVLMGVGRLPDYTKALLEAGMAPETPVALVERGTWPGQQVATGTLETIVEARDEEDISPPAVTVIGDVAGTRESVVDFLRNDYGAADDNDGGLEG; encoded by the coding sequence ATGTCAGACAACGCTATCGACGTCGATCCGGGCACCGTCTACCTCGTCGGCAGCGGTCCCGGCGATCCCGAGCTCCTGACCGTCAAGGCAAAGCGGCTGCTCGAGGCCGCGGACGTCGTCCTCCACGACAAGCTACCCGGCCCGGAGATCATCGAGATGCTGCCCGAGGATCGCCGCGAGGACGTCGGCAAGCGCGCCGGCGGCGAGCGCACGCCCCAGTCCGAGATCAACGAGCGACTGGTCGAACTCGCCCGCGAGGGGAAGTCCGTCGTCCGACTCAAGGGCGGCGACTCCTTCGTCTTCGGCCGCGGCGGCGAGGAAGCGGAGTACCTCGCGGCCCGCGAGGTGCCGTTCGAGGTCGTCCCCGCGGTCACTTCGGCCATCGCCGCGCCAGCCGTGGCCGGCATCCCGGTCACGCACCGCGATCACGCCTCCTCGGTCTCGTTCGTCACGGGTCACGAGGATCCCACGAAGGAGGAGTCGGCGGTCGACTGGGACGCCCTGGCCGCGACCGGCGGCACCATCGTCGTCCTGATGGGCGTCGGTCGGCTCCCGGATTACACGAAAGCGCTGCTCGAGGCCGGGATGGCCCCCGAAACGCCGGTCGCGCTCGTCGAACGCGGCACCTGGCCCGGTCAGCAGGTCGCGACGGGCACCCTCGAGACGATCGTCGAGGCCCGCGACGAGGAAGACATCTCGCCGCCCGCGGTGACGGTGATCGGCGACGTCGCGGGCACGCGCGAGTCGGTCGTCGACTTTCTCCGAAACGACTACGGCGCGGCCGACGACAACGACGGCGGGCTCGAGGGGTGA
- the hemC gene encoding hydroxymethylbilane synthase → MRTRGTLRLATRGSALARRQAALVQEALEERRYEVELVTVETTGDQIRDELIHRLGKTGAFVRELDERVLEGDLDAAIHSMKDMPTEQPEKLVTAAVPERGRPGDVLITPDGATLEELSDGATVGTSSLRRRAQLLSERADLAVEPLRGNVDTRIEKLLAPALQAEHQRRTEADKERKGNTGNEDFEAEFDRTTDEWFDDLSELEKGALGREIETEYDAIVLAQAGLERSGLAHYVDYQELPTSTFVPAPGQGALAVTAPDGETARDIQTHIDHPRSRVETTVERTILAELGGGCIAPIGIYAVVQGEYVHANVSVFDRDGEESVTASRDLPVETHADAAREFARDLADRGAAELIERAREAADGDDGDEGVSAEDKPEGK, encoded by the coding sequence ATGAGAACGCGCGGGACGCTGCGATTGGCGACGAGGGGGTCCGCACTCGCCCGGCGACAGGCCGCCCTGGTACAAGAGGCCTTGGAGGAACGCCGGTACGAGGTCGAACTCGTCACCGTCGAGACGACGGGGGACCAGATCAGAGACGAGTTGATCCATCGACTCGGGAAGACCGGCGCGTTCGTCCGCGAACTGGACGAGCGGGTTCTCGAGGGAGACCTCGACGCCGCGATCCACTCGATGAAGGACATGCCGACCGAGCAACCCGAGAAGCTCGTGACCGCCGCGGTTCCCGAACGGGGACGGCCGGGGGACGTCCTCATCACGCCCGACGGCGCGACGCTCGAGGAGCTGTCCGACGGCGCGACCGTCGGCACCTCGAGCCTCCGCCGGCGCGCACAACTGCTCTCGGAGCGGGCCGACCTCGCGGTCGAGCCCCTGCGCGGGAACGTCGACACGCGCATCGAGAAACTGCTCGCGCCCGCGCTGCAGGCGGAACACCAGCGGCGGACGGAAGCGGACAAAGAGCGCAAGGGTAACACCGGGAACGAAGACTTCGAGGCCGAGTTCGACCGCACCACCGACGAGTGGTTCGACGACCTCTCGGAACTCGAGAAGGGCGCGCTCGGCCGCGAGATCGAGACCGAGTACGACGCGATCGTCCTCGCGCAGGCGGGCCTCGAGCGCAGCGGGCTCGCCCACTACGTCGACTATCAGGAGCTGCCGACGTCGACGTTCGTTCCCGCACCGGGACAGGGAGCGCTCGCGGTGACCGCGCCCGACGGGGAGACGGCTCGGGACATTCAGACGCACATCGATCACCCGCGGAGCCGCGTCGAGACGACCGTCGAGCGGACGATCCTGGCGGAACTCGGCGGCGGCTGTATCGCGCCGATCGGCATCTACGCGGTCGTCCAGGGCGAGTACGTCCACGCGAACGTCAGCGTCTTCGACCGCGACGGCGAGGAGTCGGTGACCGCCAGCCGGGACCTGCCGGTCGAGACCCACGCCGACGCTGCCCGAGAGTTCGCGCGGGACCTCGCGGACCGCGGCGCGGCGGAGCTGATCGAGCGGGCCCGCGAGGCGGCCGACGGCGACGACGGCGACGAGGGCGTCTCCGCGGAAGATAAGCCCGAGGGGAAATAG